Proteins encoded together in one Labeo rohita strain BAU-BD-2019 chromosome 21, IGBB_LRoh.1.0, whole genome shotgun sequence window:
- the esrra gene encoding steroid hormone receptor ERR1 isoform X1, translating to MSKGIMSSRERRSDLYIKAEPSSPEGGGGGGGRTSPGGASSDSSQSGGGGSRGEGAGRYSPPPYTPALRCHFKEEGADGAEEGSTGSGGGRCKYALSTLPKRLCLVCGDVASGYHYGVASCEACKAFFKRTIQGNIEYSCPASNECEITKRRRKACQACRFTKCLKVGMLKEGVRLDRVRGGRQKYKRRPEVENATYQSAPIPLRKEGEKGSSSIIVSHLLVAEPEKLFAMPDPLQPDTAQRTLTTLCDLADRELVVIIGWAKHIPGFLSLSLADQMSVLQSVWLEVLVLGVAYRSLGCEDEVVFAEDFVLDEEMSRVAGLTELNAAISQLARRFRALQLDREEFVMLKAIALTNSDSVYIEDMEAVQKLRDLLHQALLELEVQRRPDDPQRAGRLLLTLPLLRQTAGRALTTFYSIKTRGGVPMHKLFLEMLEAMMDSP from the exons ATGAGTAAAG GTATCATGTCTTCCAGAGAGCGACGCTCCGACCTGTACATAAAGGCTGAACCCAGCAGTCCTGAGGGAGGAGGCGGTGGCGGTGGGAGGACCAGCCCAGGAGGAGCATCCTCAGACTCCTCTCAGAGTGGAGGAGGGGGATCCAGAGGAGAAGGCGCTGGCCGCTACTCCCCGCCCCCGTACACGCCTGCGTTACGTTGCCATTTTAAAGAGGAGGGTGCGGATGGTGCCGAGGAGGGCTCTACCGGAAGCGGCGGAGGACGCTGCAAGTATGCGCTAAGCACGCTTCCCAAGCGGCTGTGCCTGGTGTGTGGAGATGTGGCGTCTGGCTACCACTACGGAGTGGCTTCCTGTGAAGCCTGTAAGGCTTTCTTCAAAAGAACCATACAGG GCAATATTGAGTACAGTTGTCCTGCTTCTAATGAATGTGAGATCACCAAGCGCCGCAGGAAGGCCTGTCAGGCGTGTCGTTTCACCAAGTGCCTCAAAGTAGGCATGCTCAAAGAAG GTGTGCGCCTGGACCGAGTCAGAGGAGGACGGCAGAAGTACAAGAGACGCCCAGAAGTGGAGAATGCCACGTACCAGAGTGCGCCGATACCTTTAAGGAAAGAGGGGGAGaagg GCTCATCCAGCATCATCGTGTCTCATCTGCTGGTGGCAGAGCCAGAGAAGCTGTTTGCTATGCCAGACCCCCTGCAGCCTGATACAGCCCAGCGCACGCTCACCACTCTCTGTGACCTGGCCGACCGGGAACTAGTTGTCATCATCGGCTGGGCCAAGCACATTCCTG GCTTTCTCTCGCTGTCGCTGGCTGACCAGATGTCCGTGCTGCAGTCGGTGTGGCTGGAGGTGTTGGTGTTGGGGGTGGCGTACCGTTCTCTCGGCTGTGAGGACGAGGTGGTGTTCGCTGAGGACTTCGTGCTGGATGAGGAAATGTCTCGCGTGGCCGGTCTGACCGAGCTCAACGCCGCCATCAGCCAGCTCGCACGTCGTTTCAGGGCCCTGCAGCTGGACCGCGAGGAGTTCGTCATGCTCAAAGCCATCGCGTTGACCAACTCAG ATTCGGTGTACATTGAGGACATGGAGGCCGTGCAAAAGTTACGGGACCTGCTCCATCAGGCTCTGCTGGAGCTAGAGGTCCAACGACGCCCTGACGACCCCCAACGTGCGGGACGACTCCTCCTCACCCTGCCCCTCCTCAGGCAGACCGCCGGCCGGGCCCTCACCACC
- the esrra gene encoding steroid hormone receptor ERR1 isoform X2 yields the protein MSSRERRSDLYIKAEPSSPEGGGGGGGRTSPGGASSDSSQSGGGGSRGEGAGRYSPPPYTPALRCHFKEEGADGAEEGSTGSGGGRCKYALSTLPKRLCLVCGDVASGYHYGVASCEACKAFFKRTIQGNIEYSCPASNECEITKRRRKACQACRFTKCLKVGMLKEGVRLDRVRGGRQKYKRRPEVENATYQSAPIPLRKEGEKGSSSIIVSHLLVAEPEKLFAMPDPLQPDTAQRTLTTLCDLADRELVVIIGWAKHIPGFLSLSLADQMSVLQSVWLEVLVLGVAYRSLGCEDEVVFAEDFVLDEEMSRVAGLTELNAAISQLARRFRALQLDREEFVMLKAIALTNSDSVYIEDMEAVQKLRDLLHQALLELEVQRRPDDPQRAGRLLLTLPLLRQTAGRALTTFYSIKTRGGVPMHKLFLEMLEAMMDSP from the exons ATGTCTTCCAGAGAGCGACGCTCCGACCTGTACATAAAGGCTGAACCCAGCAGTCCTGAGGGAGGAGGCGGTGGCGGTGGGAGGACCAGCCCAGGAGGAGCATCCTCAGACTCCTCTCAGAGTGGAGGAGGGGGATCCAGAGGAGAAGGCGCTGGCCGCTACTCCCCGCCCCCGTACACGCCTGCGTTACGTTGCCATTTTAAAGAGGAGGGTGCGGATGGTGCCGAGGAGGGCTCTACCGGAAGCGGCGGAGGACGCTGCAAGTATGCGCTAAGCACGCTTCCCAAGCGGCTGTGCCTGGTGTGTGGAGATGTGGCGTCTGGCTACCACTACGGAGTGGCTTCCTGTGAAGCCTGTAAGGCTTTCTTCAAAAGAACCATACAGG GCAATATTGAGTACAGTTGTCCTGCTTCTAATGAATGTGAGATCACCAAGCGCCGCAGGAAGGCCTGTCAGGCGTGTCGTTTCACCAAGTGCCTCAAAGTAGGCATGCTCAAAGAAG GTGTGCGCCTGGACCGAGTCAGAGGAGGACGGCAGAAGTACAAGAGACGCCCAGAAGTGGAGAATGCCACGTACCAGAGTGCGCCGATACCTTTAAGGAAAGAGGGGGAGaagg GCTCATCCAGCATCATCGTGTCTCATCTGCTGGTGGCAGAGCCAGAGAAGCTGTTTGCTATGCCAGACCCCCTGCAGCCTGATACAGCCCAGCGCACGCTCACCACTCTCTGTGACCTGGCCGACCGGGAACTAGTTGTCATCATCGGCTGGGCCAAGCACATTCCTG GCTTTCTCTCGCTGTCGCTGGCTGACCAGATGTCCGTGCTGCAGTCGGTGTGGCTGGAGGTGTTGGTGTTGGGGGTGGCGTACCGTTCTCTCGGCTGTGAGGACGAGGTGGTGTTCGCTGAGGACTTCGTGCTGGATGAGGAAATGTCTCGCGTGGCCGGTCTGACCGAGCTCAACGCCGCCATCAGCCAGCTCGCACGTCGTTTCAGGGCCCTGCAGCTGGACCGCGAGGAGTTCGTCATGCTCAAAGCCATCGCGTTGACCAACTCAG ATTCGGTGTACATTGAGGACATGGAGGCCGTGCAAAAGTTACGGGACCTGCTCCATCAGGCTCTGCTGGAGCTAGAGGTCCAACGACGCCCTGACGACCCCCAACGTGCGGGACGACTCCTCCTCACCCTGCCCCTCCTCAGGCAGACCGCCGGCCGGGCCCTCACCACC